One Oscillospiraceae bacterium genomic region harbors:
- a CDS encoding nucleotidyl transferase AbiEii/AbiGii toxin family protein → MAYLHSDREQFRDAIDLAYEQTGVMVQAIEKDYYVTMLLRLLAQRMPYIVFKGGTSLSKCHKVIRRFSEDIDITIDTLLSQGQKKKIKQAIVESAEELGMTIENLDETRSRRDYNRYGRPEQFD, encoded by the coding sequence ATGGCATACTTGCACAGTGATAGAGAACAATTCCGGGATGCGATTGACTTGGCTTATGAGCAGACTGGTGTTATGGTACAGGCAATCGAAAAAGATTATTATGTTACGATGTTGCTGCGGCTTTTGGCGCAGAGGATGCCGTATATCGTTTTTAAGGGCGGCACATCACTGAGCAAGTGTCATAAAGTGATTCGCCGTTTTTCTGAAGATATTGATATTACGATTGATACGTTGCTATCACAAGGGCAAAAGAAAAAGATAAAGCAGGCAATCGTGGAGTCGGCAGAAGAACTTGGAATGACGATTGAGAATCTGGACGAAACCAGAAGCCGCCGTGATTATAATCGCTATGGAC
- a CDS encoding BrnT family toxin, whose translation MEDNRMVSFSLGGMAFEYDDNKNQINIKKHGISFKSAARIFFDYDRIEFYDEDHSYDEDRYNTIGDTSAGRISQKTEGALIGNIDQFIGKVNEILFVVYTERVRIEESGTKTDVTRLISARMATEFERGLYYGKNE comes from the coding sequence ATGGAAGATAACAGGATGGTTAGTTTCTCACTGGGAGGAATGGCCTTTGAATACGATGATAATAAAAATCAGATAAATATTAAAAAACACGGAATTTCATTTAAGAGTGCAGCGCGTATCTTCTTTGACTATGACCGAATCGAGTTTTATGATGAGGATCATAGCTATGACGAAGATCGATATAACACCATAGGCGATACTTCTGCTGGACGGATTTCTCAAAAAACAGAGGGTGCATTGATTGGCAATATAGATCAGTTCATCGGAAAGGTGAATGAAATACTATTTGTTGTATATACTGAACGAGTAAGAATTGAAGAAAGCGGTACAAAAACAGATGTGACAAGATTGATTTCGGCACGAATGGCTACCGAATTTGAAAGGGGGCTTTATTATGGTAAAAACGAGTGA
- a CDS encoding helix-turn-helix domain-containing protein — MATDYKALGKRISNARKQAGITQEALGEQLNMTRKHISVIESAIKRPSLDALVDIANALDVSTDDLLVDSLMHSTSTSNSEIHRLLLDCNEIEQEILTRMVKEMKSILYGLGI; from the coding sequence ATGGCTACTGATTATAAAGCCTTGGGCAAGCGCATTTCAAATGCCCGAAAACAAGCTGGTATCACTCAAGAGGCCCTGGGGGAGCAGCTTAACATGACACGAAAACATATTAGCGTAATTGAATCCGCCATCAAACGCCCAAGTCTTGATGCATTGGTTGATATTGCCAATGCTCTTGACGTATCGACGGATGATTTGCTGGTAGATAGTTTGATGCACTCGACTTCAACTTCAAATTCTGAAATTCACCGTCTGCTCTTGGACTGTAATGAAATCGAGCAGGAAATTCTCACCCGGATGGTAAAAGAGATGAAATCAATCCTGTACGGTTTGGGAATCTGA
- a CDS encoding recombinase family protein, with the protein MNDKIAIYLRLSLADGDLKKGSKDESNSIENQRMLLHDYIGKQEDLFGEIVEYVDDGYTGTNFNRPAFQKMIVDLKQGDIKVIIVKDLSRLGRDYIGVGDYIEQIFPLMGVRFIAVNNSFDSMKLNNGTPGIEVAVSNLVNNMYSRDIAKKIRAALETNWKNGKATCTNVPFGYVWNKKGGQRWEIDPEAAPCVKKVFELALSGRNTTQIAYGMNELNLPTPGLYAKRKNLLMGSNPIIAPDSEMLWNAAIVWRILRRYEYTGALVMGRRKKIDVNTTSVRTLPEDRWIIAENAHAAIVTKDEYYQAQKAIRNVTPIQYKVGDDFALKGKICCGNCNRQLRHERQYGEMVFYCGYKRSAGKFSKCYGGYYREYSVNAKVARAIKTVFYALDVVNQGMQEKQSITVRCMDIEDLEKQAEAIRVEQIKLYELYADGVLLRDAYIEKKKVLSEKLATLQDSIRIEKEEQECADELDEEIRALTKQASEKTYIGGLTKECVDAFVSMVYLYDDQTMKVEFNCEDVIRRALEKYGA; encoded by the coding sequence ATGAATGATAAAATTGCAATCTATCTCCGCTTATCATTGGCAGACGGAGATTTGAAAAAGGGCAGCAAGGATGAAAGTAACAGCATTGAGAACCAACGGATGCTGCTCCACGATTACATTGGAAAGCAGGAAGATTTATTTGGCGAGATTGTAGAATATGTAGATGATGGCTATACTGGAACAAATTTTAATCGTCCGGCTTTTCAGAAAATGATCGTGGATTTGAAGCAGGGCGATATAAAAGTCATCATAGTAAAGGATTTATCCCGCCTTGGTCGTGACTATATCGGTGTTGGCGATTACATTGAGCAGATTTTTCCGTTGATGGGAGTTCGGTTTATTGCTGTGAATAATTCCTTTGACAGCATGAAACTGAACAACGGAACGCCGGGAATCGAAGTGGCGGTCAGCAATCTGGTGAATAATATGTATAGCCGGGATATTGCGAAAAAGATTCGGGCTGCTTTGGAAACGAACTGGAAGAACGGAAAAGCCACCTGCACAAATGTTCCTTTCGGATATGTGTGGAACAAGAAAGGCGGACAGCGGTGGGAGATTGACCCAGAGGCTGCACCCTGCGTGAAAAAAGTATTTGAATTAGCATTGTCCGGTCGCAATACAACGCAGATCGCCTACGGCATGAACGAATTAAATCTTCCTACGCCGGGATTGTATGCGAAACGAAAGAATCTGCTGATGGGCAGCAATCCTATTATTGCCCCGGACAGTGAAATGTTATGGAACGCGGCAATCGTGTGGAGAATCCTTAGACGGTATGAATACACTGGTGCGTTGGTTATGGGGAGAAGAAAGAAAATTGATGTGAATACTACCTCTGTTCGGACGCTCCCGGAGGATAGGTGGATCATTGCAGAAAACGCTCATGCGGCCATCGTGACAAAAGATGAATACTACCAGGCACAGAAAGCAATCCGTAACGTAACTCCAATTCAATATAAGGTGGGTGATGATTTTGCGTTAAAAGGAAAAATCTGCTGCGGAAACTGTAACCGGCAGCTTCGCCACGAAAGGCAATATGGGGAAATGGTTTTCTATTGCGGCTATAAACGGTCAGCCGGAAAGTTCTCTAAATGCTACGGCGGCTATTACAGAGAATATTCGGTGAATGCAAAAGTGGCTCGTGCGATAAAAACAGTATTCTATGCGCTGGATGTGGTAAATCAGGGAATGCAGGAAAAGCAGTCTATCACGGTGCGCTGCATGGATATTGAGGACTTGGAAAAGCAAGCAGAAGCCATTCGGGTGGAGCAGATTAAACTGTATGAATTGTATGCGGACGGTGTACTGCTGCGGGATGCGTACATAGAAAAGAAAAAGGTTCTTTCGGAAAAACTGGCTACATTGCAGGATAGCATACGGATAGAAAAGGAAGAACAGGAGTGTGCCGATGAATTGGATGAAGAAATCCGCGCTCTGACAAAGCAGGCCAGCGAGAAAACATACATCGGTGGGCTGACAAAAGAGTGTGTGGATGCTTTTGTCAGCATGGTTTATCTGTATGATGATCAGACGATGAAAGTTGAGTTTAACTGTGAGGATGTGATTCGGAGAGCATTGGAAAAGTATGGCGCATAA
- a CDS encoding DUF6088 family protein: protein METLYEYLLENYKPNEPIFLAELQIEGMSRANLRQQIKKLTDAGKVKRFDNGVYFLPKKTIFKSGSQLPPEKVLECKYLRDKDKRCGYVSGLMFFNQMGLTTQVPMLYEVVSNKATNEYRETSLAKSRVIVRKPKVPVTESNYKVLQFLDLLKDVDVYSEVTGKPLQERLYQYMSDASLSLSEMEPYFSYYPDKLYKNLVETRVIYNGILAQ, encoded by the coding sequence ATGGAAACATTATATGAGTATCTTTTAGAAAACTACAAACCGAATGAGCCGATTTTCCTTGCTGAGCTTCAAATTGAAGGTATGAGTCGCGCCAACCTTCGACAACAGATAAAAAAACTCACGGATGCTGGAAAGGTAAAGCGGTTTGATAATGGAGTTTACTTCTTGCCGAAAAAAACGATTTTCAAATCAGGGTCACAGCTTCCACCAGAAAAAGTGTTGGAATGTAAATATCTAAGAGATAAGGATAAGCGATGCGGCTATGTGAGTGGTTTGATGTTCTTTAACCAGATGGGGCTGACTACGCAGGTTCCGATGTTATATGAAGTTGTATCAAATAAGGCTACGAATGAATACAGGGAAACATCTCTGGCAAAGTCGCGGGTGATCGTTCGTAAGCCGAAAGTGCCAGTGACAGAATCCAATTATAAGGTGCTGCAATTTCTTGATTTGCTGAAAGATGTAGATGTGTATTCCGAAGTTACGGGAAAGCCTTTGCAGGAACGTTTGTACCAATATATGAGCGATGCAAGTTTGAGCCTTTCGGAAATGGAACCGTATTTTTCTTATTACCCGGATAAGCTATACAAAAATCTGGTAGAAACGAGGGTGATTTATAATGGCATACTTGCACAGTGA
- a CDS encoding AAA family ATPase gives MVDKVEKILTLYSDVQATSVHWLWYPFIAVGKLTLLQGDPGDGKSTMMMNLIAELSKGGKTPDGKPVGMPQRIIYQCSEDGVSDTIKPRLERCGADCRKVAFINEETYSGLTLDDERIRQAIIEFRPRLVVIDPIQAYLGSDSDLQIAGRARKLMQRLGMWASVYDCAIVLIGHLNKKEGTKGLYRSLGSIDVVAAARSVLQVERDQEDTDIRIVRQIKNSLAPSDGEIRFSITAEMGFQWLECKSTFVSSEQPEVPEFESKTEKAAYLIKKLLSDGDMRAREIYMRMKDEGISRRTAENTKKELGIRSYRKMRQWYWSINTGE, from the coding sequence ATGGTGGACAAGGTAGAAAAAATTCTTACATTATATAGTGATGTGCAGGCAACTTCTGTTCACTGGTTGTGGTATCCATTCATTGCAGTGGGAAAGCTAACATTGCTACAAGGCGATCCCGGCGATGGAAAGTCAACCATGATGATGAATCTGATTGCGGAACTTTCTAAGGGTGGGAAAACACCGGATGGAAAGCCTGTTGGGATGCCGCAAAGGATTATCTACCAGTGTTCGGAAGATGGAGTATCAGATACCATTAAACCCAGACTGGAAAGATGCGGCGCAGATTGTAGAAAAGTAGCTTTTATCAATGAAGAAACATACAGTGGCCTAACGTTGGATGATGAGCGTATCCGTCAGGCAATCATTGAATTTCGCCCACGGCTTGTAGTTATAGACCCGATTCAGGCGTATTTAGGAAGTGATTCTGACCTCCAGATTGCAGGGAGAGCCAGAAAACTGATGCAGCGTCTCGGAATGTGGGCTTCAGTATATGATTGTGCCATTGTGCTGATTGGTCATCTCAATAAGAAAGAGGGAACGAAAGGTTTGTACCGAAGTCTTGGCAGCATAGATGTGGTTGCTGCTGCGCGAAGTGTTTTGCAGGTGGAGCGTGACCAGGAAGATACAGATATTCGTATTGTCCGGCAGATAAAAAACAGTTTGGCTCCGTCTGATGGAGAAATTCGGTTTTCTATAACAGCAGAGATGGGTTTCCAATGGTTGGAGTGCAAGAGCACATTCGTTTCATCGGAACAACCGGAAGTGCCGGAATTTGAGTCAAAAACAGAAAAGGCAGCATATCTGATAAAAAAGTTGCTTTCTGATGGCGATATGAGAGCAAGAGAAATCTATATGCGGATGAAAGATGAAGGAATCAGCCGCAGAACCGCAGAAAATACGAAGAAAGAACTCGGTATCCGAAGTTATCGGAAGATGCGACAGTGGTATTGGAGTATCAATACGGGAGAATGA
- a CDS encoding helix-turn-helix domain-containing protein: MSAGILDGFQTIIPTAAAVLSEKRQILRLTQQEVADRANITLRQYQRLESGERNILTSSFGLACRVIEALDMDVSKFYHGDYYLEEEVKTMRGKGIASRKKSSI; encoded by the coding sequence ATGAGTGCCGGAATTTTAGATGGCTTTCAAACGATAATTCCAACGGCAGCGGCTGTCTTATCGGAAAAACGACAAATATTAAGGCTGACGCAACAAGAGGTTGCTGATCGAGCCAATATAACTTTACGTCAATATCAAAGGCTGGAATCTGGGGAAAGAAATATTTTGACTTCCTCTTTTGGTTTGGCCTGTCGGGTAATTGAAGCTCTTGATATGGATGTTTCTAAATTCTATCATGGTGACTATTACCTTGAAGAAGAAGTGAAGACAATGAGAGGCAAAGGGATTGCCAGCAGAAAAAAGTCATCGATTTAA
- a CDS encoding recombinase family protein → MIIGEVEAVDRKQKIRDRYKGVDISELEVIPAKIIEDLETSSVIRRVAAYIRVSTDNDEQTSSYELQKNYYTDYIQAQPGWVFVGIYADEGISGTSLEHRKGMQQLIEDCKAGKIDLVLTKSIARFARNIVDCLSVIEFLKNLNPPVGVKFEADNIYTLDSNGRMILTILASVAEEESHSKSIIMNWSIDRRFSRGLFLTPALLGYDKDEEGNLVINPEEAQTVKVIYYLYLNGYSLTEIATLLMEYSRKTKLGRVEWNPGTLAGVLANERHCGDVLARKTFTPNFLTHKSKKNNNDRTQYRQKNHHEAIVSREVFNAANHLRASRNYSKKNRPLPVLSVVEDGILRGYVPFDKDWTGFSTEAYREASESVMKEPDVTVTADVKKRIDLTGYEVVRAQYFSTMQNPAMTISNGRLRFNTACLKKFENVEYVELLLNSVERCIAIRPCDKNNPNAIRWGRLKEGRWCASTLGCRGLAKTLFDIMEWNEDLRYRFRGQFLEQGDNKMMLFAFDEPEMIKVEEILLPPKENTEEDEGETVKKKIYIFPPEWVGTFGQPITSIAQVGILRQEHYAGNWDVFRPASEIEKMNIFTAESLNELLHEAEKIMEGWTDYR, encoded by the coding sequence ATGATTATCGGTGAAGTAGAAGCAGTAGACCGTAAGCAAAAAATCAGAGACCGCTATAAGGGTGTAGATATATCGGAATTGGAGGTCATTCCCGCCAAAATCATAGAGGATTTGGAAACAAGTTCTGTGATTCGGCGTGTGGCAGCATATATCCGTGTTTCCACTGATAATGATGAACAGACTTCTTCGTATGAACTTCAGAAAAACTATTATACGGATTATATTCAGGCACAGCCGGGATGGGTATTTGTTGGAATCTATGCGGATGAAGGCATCAGCGGCACATCTCTGGAACACCGAAAAGGGATGCAGCAGTTGATTGAGGACTGCAAGGCAGGCAAGATTGACCTCGTTCTTACAAAATCCATTGCCCGTTTTGCTCGAAATATCGTTGACTGCCTTTCTGTGATTGAATTTCTGAAAAATCTAAATCCGCCTGTGGGTGTGAAATTTGAAGCAGATAATATCTATACGCTGGACAGCAATGGACGCATGATTCTGACGATTCTGGCATCTGTGGCAGAGGAAGAATCGCATTCCAAATCTATCATTATGAACTGGTCGATAGATCGGCGGTTCAGCCGTGGCCTGTTCCTGACCCCTGCATTGCTTGGATACGATAAAGACGAGGAAGGCAACCTTGTAATTAACCCGGAGGAAGCACAGACTGTAAAGGTGATTTACTACCTGTACCTGAATGGATATTCGCTTACGGAGATTGCAACCCTTTTGATGGAGTATAGCCGTAAGACGAAATTGGGACGTGTGGAGTGGAATCCCGGCACACTTGCAGGTGTTCTGGCAAATGAGCGCCATTGTGGTGATGTACTGGCAAGAAAGACCTTTACACCGAACTTTTTGACGCATAAATCAAAGAAAAACAACAATGACCGAACACAGTACAGGCAGAAGAATCACCATGAAGCCATTGTTTCCAGAGAAGTTTTTAATGCAGCTAATCATCTGCGGGCATCCCGCAATTATTCAAAGAAAAACAGACCCTTGCCCGTGCTAAGCGTGGTTGAAGATGGGATTTTGCGAGGATATGTGCCTTTTGATAAGGATTGGACAGGCTTTTCGACAGAAGCATACAGGGAAGCCTCTGAAAGCGTGATGAAAGAACCGGATGTCACTGTTACTGCGGATGTGAAAAAGCGTATTGATCTGACGGGCTATGAAGTAGTCAGGGCACAGTATTTTTCTACTATGCAGAATCCGGCTATGACGATTTCTAATGGACGATTGCGCTTTAACACCGCTTGCTTGAAAAAGTTTGAAAATGTTGAATATGTGGAGCTGCTGCTAAATTCTGTTGAACGCTGCATTGCCATTCGTCCCTGTGACAAGAATAATCCAAACGCGATCCGTTGGGGCAGACTGAAAGAGGGACGTTGGTGTGCAAGCACTTTGGGCTGTCGTGGACTTGCAAAGACTTTATTTGACATTATGGAATGGAATGAGGATTTGCGTTATCGGTTCCGTGGTCAGTTTCTGGAGCAGGGCGATAACAAAATGATGTTGTTCGCATTTGATGAGCCTGAAATGATTAAGGTGGAAGAAATCCTTCTGCCTCCAAAGGAAAACACCGAAGAAGATGAGGGCGAAACGGTCAAAAAGAAGATTTACATTTTTCCACCAGAGTGGGTTGGAACATTTGGACAGCCGATTACAAGTATAGCACAGGTGGGTATCTTACGGCAGGAGCATTATGCCGGAAACTGGGATGTATTTCGTCCTGCGTCGGAGATAGAGAAAATGAACATATTTACGGCAGAAAGTCTAAATGAGTTGCTCCATGAAGCGGAGAAGATAATGGAAGGATGGACTGATTATAGATGA
- a CDS encoding recombinase family protein: MARKSRKNMTSQAAVQEAVQQNEKELLRTAAYARLSVENGGHETEDSLHTQILQIHNYIRENPELTLTDTYADNGFTGTRFDRPEFERMMQDVRTGKIQCIVVKDLSRFGRDYIETGSYLETIFPMLHVRFIAINDDFDNIRQSDVDSLAVPIKNMVNSLYAKDISKKISLSYQMRREKGIPTSWCTPYGYQLNQQGNKFEATEDAKWVKLIYQWYLAGVSTNEIARRLEFLEVARPNERLNRKLHEGDDPTYNKWHPSTVLRILNSSAYIGELVSGKTQTASYKGIGLHPVEKREWHIVENAHEAIILKSDFEKVQARREQNKEKRERAMARSKATREKCYNHLSGMVYCGCCRRNMTFERRVHGTVKETHYGVFICKRKKNTTPCAYHAVPEKMLMMVAMDQIHHLVSTMCEEEKMVKDMMRGSNLDSARSIKMKENSILFRIQEAEERRLRLYEDYKAEILDEDEYSQLKEHYIAEKQRLEHELQKQRQRALELEKRIKICDAQMERMRGFLNQSEFDEELVHELIKKIYVGMDNSVEVEFKCSDPYQEVLAIMSEVQNE; encoded by the coding sequence ATGGCAAGAAAGAGTAGAAAGAATATGACGTCGCAGGCCGCTGTGCAGGAGGCCGTACAGCAAAACGAAAAAGAACTTCTGCGCACGGCGGCGTATGCGCGGCTGTCGGTTGAGAACGGCGGGCATGAAACAGAAGATTCTCTGCACACACAGATTTTGCAAATTCATAATTATATCAGGGAAAACCCGGAACTGACGCTGACCGATACCTATGCAGACAACGGTTTTACGGGAACACGTTTTGACCGGCCAGAATTTGAGCGTATGATGCAGGATGTGCGGACAGGTAAAATTCAGTGCATTGTAGTGAAGGACTTATCTCGGTTTGGTCGTGACTATATCGAAACGGGAAGCTATCTGGAAACTATTTTCCCGATGCTCCATGTTCGTTTTATCGCCATCAACGATGATTTTGACAACATCCGGCAGTCGGATGTGGATAGTCTTGCGGTTCCCATCAAGAACATGGTAAACAGCTTGTACGCTAAGGACATTTCAAAGAAAATCAGCCTTAGTTACCAGATGCGCCGCGAAAAGGGAATCCCTACATCGTGGTGTACACCGTATGGCTATCAGTTGAACCAACAGGGAAATAAGTTTGAAGCGACTGAGGATGCGAAGTGGGTCAAACTGATCTATCAATGGTATCTTGCAGGAGTGAGTACAAACGAAATTGCTCGCAGGTTGGAATTTTTAGAAGTAGCAAGGCCGAACGAACGGCTGAATCGCAAATTACATGAGGGAGATGACCCTACCTATAATAAATGGCACCCCAGTACGGTTCTTCGTATTTTAAACAGCAGTGCCTATATTGGAGAACTGGTATCTGGGAAAACGCAAACTGCATCATACAAAGGGATTGGCCTCCATCCAGTGGAAAAGAGAGAATGGCATATTGTTGAAAACGCTCATGAAGCAATCATTCTGAAATCGGATTTTGAAAAAGTGCAGGCACGGCGGGAGCAGAATAAGGAAAAACGGGAAAGGGCGATGGCGCGTTCCAAGGCAACCAGAGAGAAGTGTTATAACCATCTATCGGGAATGGTTTACTGTGGCTGCTGCAGACGCAACATGACGTTTGAACGGCGTGTGCATGGTACGGTAAAAGAAACGCACTATGGAGTGTTCATTTGCAAAAGAAAGAAGAACACGACTCCCTGTGCCTATCATGCGGTGCCGGAGAAAATGCTGATGATGGTGGCGATGGATCAGATTCATCATCTGGTGTCTACCATGTGTGAAGAAGAAAAGATGGTAAAAGACATGATGCGCGGCAGCAATCTGGATTCAGCCCGTTCCATCAAGATGAAAGAAAACTCTATCCTGTTTCGGATTCAGGAAGCCGAAGAACGGCGGTTGCGCTTATATGAGGACTATAAAGCTGAAATTCTGGACGAAGATGAATACAGTCAGCTAAAGGAGCATTACATAGCAGAAAAGCAGCGGCTGGAACATGAACTGCAAAAGCAGCGTCAGCGCGCATTGGAACTGGAAAAGAGAATCAAAATCTGTGATGCGCAGATGGAACGGATGCGTGGGTTTCTGAATCAAAGTGAGTTTGATGAAGAACTGGTGCACGAACTTATTAAGAAAATCTATGTGGGAATGGACAATTCTGTGGAGGTCGAATTTAAGTGCAGCGACCCCTATCAGGAAGTGCTTGCAATCATGTCGGAGGTTCAGAATGAATGA
- a CDS encoding Rpn family recombination-promoting nuclease/putative transposase codes for MFYDVRFDAIAPKSADSTEQEEVIRLIINVEAQTKFKPGYPLTKRAIYYCSRMISVQHGPIFTKSEYGKIRKVYSIWICTQPSDGFENTLTRYSIKPEQLIGEAQEETENYDLMSVVMICLGKPGTENHKGILKFMEVLLSSTRSGSEKKKILEEEFGVAMGEELEREVLEVCNLSQGVRAEGREEGRQEGRIEGIGIGEIRMLVQLVRG; via the coding sequence TTGTTTTACGATGTTCGCTTTGACGCAATCGCACCGAAATCTGCGGACAGCACAGAACAGGAAGAAGTCATTCGTCTGATTATCAATGTGGAAGCACAGACAAAATTCAAGCCGGGATACCCATTGACGAAACGGGCAATCTATTATTGTAGCAGAATGATTTCTGTACAGCACGGCCCGATTTTTACAAAATCTGAATATGGGAAGATTCGCAAGGTCTACTCCATCTGGATTTGTACTCAGCCGTCAGATGGTTTTGAGAACACGCTTACCCGGTACTCCATCAAACCCGAACAGTTAATTGGAGAAGCGCAGGAAGAAACCGAAAACTATGATTTGATGAGTGTCGTAATGATTTGTTTAGGCAAGCCAGGGACAGAGAATCATAAGGGAATCCTGAAATTTATGGAAGTGCTGTTATCTTCCACAAGATCAGGTTCTGAGAAAAAGAAGATTCTGGAAGAAGAGTTTGGCGTTGCAATGGGCGAAGAACTGGAAAGAGAGGTGCTTGAAGTGTGCAATCTTAGTCAAGGCGTAAGAGCCGAAGGTCGTGAAGAAGGCCGTCAGGAAGGCAGAATCGAAGGCATCGGAATTGGCGAGATTCGGATGCTGGTTCAGCTTGTTCGAGGGTGA
- a CDS encoding DUF4316 domain-containing protein, translating to MVEFGGFTDIDSAGNVVALMVPNYQVDGKTGTWLPYDSEVVEGACFFMMRNEQRRDAVSPIVVDGKGVFVTEAPNGFENVRATITEYVRRAEKKQQDMTEHEKCLTNGTYERARESGTEQNYNMIDGCCNNNPKKPRVIGNRVSVLDRLHIKLEERKRKEQGQQQQQQERSRKN from the coding sequence TTGGTCGAGTTTGGCGGTTTTACGGATATAGACTCTGCCGGAAATGTTGTTGCCCTCATGGTTCCCAATTACCAGGTTGATGGAAAAACAGGAACATGGCTCCCGTATGATAGTGAAGTTGTAGAGGGTGCCTGCTTCTTTATGATGCGGAATGAGCAGCGTAGAGATGCTGTCTCTCCAATCGTGGTAGACGGTAAAGGTGTATTTGTGACAGAGGCACCGAACGGCTTTGAAAATGTCCGGGCTACTATTACAGAGTATGTTCGCCGCGCTGAAAAGAAACAGCAGGATATGACAGAACATGAAAAGTGTCTGACGAATGGAACGTATGAACGGGCGCGGGAGTCTGGCACAGAGCAGAATTACAATATGATTGATGGTTGTTGCAACAACAATCCGAAAAAGCCGCGTGTCATAGGCAACAGAGTTTCAGTGCTGGATCGGCTGCATATCAAACTGGAGGAGCGAAAGCGGAAAGAACAGGGACAGCAGCAACAGCAGCAGGAGAGAAGCCGCAAAAACTAA